The Akkermansiaceae bacterium genome has a window encoding:
- a CDS encoding ABC transporter ATP-binding protein: MGAIRADSIVKEYGDVRALDHASITIEKGELFFLLGSSGCGKTTLLRCIAGLEKPNEGRIYYGDKDVTELPTHKREAAMVFQSYALWPHMSVGQNIAFGLEERRVAKKEIEQRVDEALAMVHLEGYGDRRIDHMSGGQQQRVALARALVVKPKCLLLDEPLSNLDAKLRLEMRSEIRRIVKENNLTGVYVTHDQEEALSMADRMAILDAGRIVQTGTPADIYRNPLSAHVAGFIGETNLVEASVDRIVRDDGQLGVRVSSTAGQFHGHVTRGNWRPQEGTKVLVSIRPEALYVDHSGVPINRVMGRVIDRMYLGSSVQYKIQGEGDQQWHVTETNPQVMRGVGEQVMLTADPSDVIILKA, encoded by the coding sequence ATGGGTGCAATACGTGCAGATTCGATAGTCAAGGAGTATGGTGATGTCCGCGCGCTGGACCATGCCAGTATTACCATCGAGAAGGGAGAACTCTTCTTTTTATTAGGTTCCAGTGGCTGCGGAAAGACCACCTTGCTGCGTTGTATCGCCGGACTGGAAAAACCCAATGAAGGGAGGATCTACTACGGCGACAAGGATGTCACGGAGCTACCGACGCATAAACGCGAGGCGGCCATGGTGTTTCAAAGCTATGCCCTCTGGCCCCACATGTCGGTGGGCCAGAACATCGCCTTTGGCCTTGAAGAGCGGAGGGTGGCAAAAAAGGAGATCGAACAACGTGTCGACGAAGCTCTCGCGATGGTGCATCTCGAGGGGTATGGTGATCGTCGTATCGACCACATGTCCGGTGGCCAGCAACAGCGTGTTGCCTTGGCGCGGGCACTTGTGGTGAAGCCCAAATGTTTGTTGTTAGACGAGCCTTTGTCCAACCTGGATGCCAAGCTTCGTCTCGAAATGCGTTCCGAGATCCGTCGGATCGTCAAAGAAAACAATCTAACAGGTGTCTACGTGACCCACGACCAGGAAGAGGCCTTGTCGATGGCCGACCGGATGGCCATTCTGGATGCGGGCCGGATCGTGCAAACGGGAACGCCTGCTGATATTTACAGAAACCCACTCAGTGCCCATGTGGCCGGGTTTATCGGGGAAACCAACCTCGTTGAGGCGAGTGTGGATCGAATCGTGCGTGATGATGGTCAGCTCGGGGTCCGTGTTTCATCCACGGCCGGTCAGTTTCATGGCCATGTCACCCGGGGCAACTGGCGCCCACAGGAAGGCACCAAGGTGCTGGTATCCATCCGCCCTGAGGCACTCTACGTCGATCATTCCGGCGTGCCGATTAACCGTGTCATGGGCCGGGTGATCGACAGGATGTATCTGGGCAGCAGTGTGCAGTATAAGATCCAGGGGGAAGGCGACCAGCAATGGCATGTAACAGAAACGAACCCCCAGGTGATGAGGGGCGTCGGGGAACAGGTCATGCTTACAGCTGACCCGTCCGATGTCATCATTCTCAAAGCATAA
- a CDS encoding RDD family protein gives MTEPTTKQAATTPESAAATGNELTASTPVKTPTTAQASLGQRAGAYLIDIGVMIGLSIVISGIVGFALPKIGTLLSLVSWAYLLFRDCIPFLDGRSVGKKLLGLRAVTTDGASLSGNWSPGLIRNAVLFIPFFPLVEFIILCTKQDAPEGLLRLGDQWAGTKVIIDK, from the coding sequence ATGACTGAACCCACCACCAAACAAGCTGCTACCACCCCTGAATCAGCCGCCGCAACCGGCAATGAGCTTACAGCAAGCACCCCAGTAAAGACGCCAACCACAGCCCAAGCCAGCCTTGGACAGCGGGCTGGGGCCTACCTGATCGACATCGGGGTGATGATCGGGCTGTCGATCGTTATTTCCGGTATTGTAGGGTTTGCCCTTCCTAAAATAGGCACCCTTCTTTCACTGGTGAGCTGGGCCTACCTGCTTTTCAGGGACTGCATCCCCTTCCTGGACGGGCGCAGCGTCGGTAAAAAACTCCTCGGCCTCCGTGCCGTCACCACCGATGGCGCAAGCCTCTCAGGAAACTGGAGCCCCGGCCTGATCCGCAACGCCGTGCTCTTCATCCCCTTTTTCCCACTCGTCGAATTCATCATCCTCTGCACCAAGCAGGATGCCCCCGAAGGCCTTCTCCGCCTGGGCGACCAATGGGCCGGCACCAAGGTGATCATCGACAAGTAA